The following are encoded in a window of Clostridium thermarum genomic DNA:
- the mutS gene encoding DNA mismatch repair protein MutS, translated as MALTPMMQQYLQIKEKNKDCILFFRLGDFYEMFFEDAQIASRELELVLTGRDCGLEERAPMCGIPYHAANNYISRLVAKGYKIAICEQLEDPALAKGIVKRDITKIITPGTFTDSAFLEDNKNNYILSIFLDQVTDICGLCFSDLSTGEFYATSFNMVYSLIIDEIYKFSPREMLVETTLDLSPLNDIIDKLDITVTTKDSSYFTEGAYKNLSHQFPALDINNYDKATVYSANSLLNYIFETQKISLSNINTIDYYEVLDYMNMDINSRRNLELTENIRDKSKKDSLLWILDKTNTAMGSRMLRKWIELPLINEEAINQRLDAVETIKEDYSMLSELKDKLKNVYDMERICGKVSSQSVNAKEMLSLKHSIKNIPEIKQMLAVTTNPLLNLMEKNMDALEDIYELLDRAIADNPPLTIKEGNIIKEGYDSEIDTLRKAKAHGKEWIAALENQEREVTGIKSLKVGYNKVFGYYIEISKANYASIPDGRYIRKQTLSNAERFVTQELKEMEEKILGAEEKLYTLEYSVFINIRNIVEQNIDRLKKTARLISQLDCLVSLAEVALQNNYNKPIIKKDGCIRIVEGRHPVIEKVIKEGTFISNDSYLDNEDNQMLLITGPNMAGKSTYMRQIALITLMAQIGSFVPAKSAEVSICDRIFTRIGASDDLSSGKSTFMVEMSEVANILAHATKDSLVLLDEVGRGTSTYDGLSIAWSVIEYICNKLRSKTLFATHYHELTHLEDKIKGVKNYCVSVKEIGNEIVFLRKIIPGGADQSYGIEVAKLAGLPEMVIQRSKEILADLESENKVETAHIKEAAITMSSDVHSKPKVPQKAPKKESRQLNFMDLEKDIFIEEISSIDILNITPMEAFNKLYEIVKKSKSI; from the coding sequence GTGGCACTAACTCCCATGATGCAGCAATACTTACAAATAAAAGAGAAGAATAAAGATTGTATATTATTTTTTCGATTGGGAGATTTCTATGAAATGTTCTTTGAGGATGCACAAATAGCCTCAAGAGAGTTAGAACTTGTTCTAACCGGCCGTGATTGTGGCTTGGAAGAGCGAGCTCCTATGTGTGGCATTCCTTATCATGCTGCAAATAATTATATAAGCAGACTTGTAGCAAAAGGGTATAAAATTGCTATATGTGAACAGCTGGAAGACCCAGCCCTGGCCAAAGGTATCGTAAAGAGGGATATAACAAAAATAATTACCCCTGGTACTTTTACTGATTCTGCTTTTTTGGAAGACAATAAAAATAACTATATACTTAGTATATTCTTAGACCAAGTTACTGATATATGCGGCTTATGTTTTTCAGATCTATCTACGGGAGAATTCTATGCAACATCCTTTAATATGGTTTACTCGTTAATTATAGATGAAATATATAAGTTTTCACCTAGAGAAATGTTAGTGGAGACCACCTTGGATTTAAGTCCCTTGAATGACATCATTGATAAGTTAGATATAACTGTTACCACTAAAGACAGCAGCTATTTTACTGAAGGTGCTTATAAAAACTTATCACATCAGTTTCCGGCTTTAGATATAAACAATTATGATAAGGCTACTGTCTATTCGGCTAACAGCCTACTTAACTATATCTTTGAAACCCAAAAGATTTCACTATCCAACATCAATACCATAGATTATTATGAAGTGTTGGATTATATGAATATGGATATTAACTCCAGGCGAAATCTTGAACTCACTGAGAATATCAGAGATAAGTCTAAAAAAGACTCCCTTTTATGGATACTAGATAAAACTAATACAGCTATGGGGAGCAGAATGCTCAGAAAATGGATAGAACTGCCCCTGATAAACGAGGAGGCGATCAATCAACGCTTAGATGCTGTGGAGACCATAAAAGAGGATTACAGTATGCTGTCTGAGCTTAAAGATAAACTTAAAAATGTTTACGATATGGAAAGAATTTGCGGAAAGGTTTCTTCCCAAAGTGTAAATGCCAAAGAAATGCTGTCACTGAAACATTCTATAAAAAATATTCCTGAAATTAAGCAAATGCTTGCTGTAACCACAAATCCACTGCTTAATTTAATGGAAAAAAATATGGATGCACTGGAAGACATATATGAGCTTTTAGACAGGGCTATTGCCGATAACCCGCCCCTTACAATAAAAGAAGGAAATATAATAAAAGAAGGCTATGACAGTGAAATAGATACTCTGAGAAAAGCCAAAGCCCACGGTAAGGAATGGATTGCAGCCCTAGAAAATCAGGAAAGGGAAGTAACCGGAATTAAGTCACTTAAGGTAGGTTATAATAAAGTATTCGGCTACTATATTGAGATAAGCAAAGCAAATTATGCTTCTATCCCTGATGGAAGATATATCAGAAAGCAAACCCTATCCAATGCTGAAAGGTTTGTAACTCAAGAGCTTAAGGAAATGGAAGAAAAGATCCTTGGAGCAGAGGAAAAGCTCTACACTCTTGAGTATTCTGTATTTATTAATATAAGAAACATCGTAGAACAAAATATTGACAGATTAAAGAAGACTGCAAGATTAATTTCTCAGCTTGATTGCCTTGTATCTTTAGCCGAGGTAGCACTGCAAAACAATTACAATAAACCCATTATAAAAAAAGATGGTTGTATTAGGATTGTAGAGGGAAGACATCCTGTCATCGAAAAAGTAATTAAGGAAGGCACCTTTATCAGTAATGATTCCTACCTTGATAATGAGGATAATCAAATGTTACTTATAACCGGGCCTAATATGGCTGGTAAGTCTACATATATGAGGCAGATAGCCCTTATTACTCTTATGGCCCAGATCGGCAGCTTTGTGCCTGCCAAGAGTGCAGAAGTAAGCATCTGTGATCGTATTTTTACCCGAATAGGAGCCTCTGACGACCTATCCTCGGGGAAAAGTACCTTTATGGTGGAAATGTCTGAGGTAGCCAATATTTTAGCTCATGCTACCAAGGATAGCTTAGTGCTGTTAGATGAAGTAGGAAGAGGTACCAGTACTTACGATGGCCTAAGTATCGCTTGGTCTGTAATTGAGTATATCTGCAACAAGTTGAGATCTAAGACATTGTTTGCAACCCATTATCATGAATTAACCCATTTGGAAGACAAGATAAAAGGTGTTAAAAACTACTGTGTATCAGTAAAGGAAATAGGCAATGAAATTGTGTTTTTAAGAAAGATAATCCCCGGCGGAGCAGATCAGTCCTATGGTATAGAGGTGGCTAAACTTGCAGGACTTCCCGAGATGGTAATTCAACGATCAAAGGAGATTCTAGCAGATTTGGAAAGTGAGAATAAGGTTGAAACAGCTCATATCAAAGAAGCAGCAATAACCATGAGCAGTGATGTTCACAGCAAACCTAAAGTACCCCAAAAGGCTCCTAAAAAGGAATCCCGGCAGTTAAATTTCATGGACTTGGAAAAAGATATTTTTATTGAGGAAATCAGTTCAATAGATATACTGAACATAACCCCAATGGAAGCCTTCAACAAACTCTATGAAATAGTAAAAAAATCAAAAAGCATATAG
- the miaB gene encoding tRNA (N6-isopentenyl adenosine(37)-C2)-methylthiotransferase MiaB, translating into MLNNKTLSYYIETWGCQMNEEDSEKLSGMLKNIGCIRTEVKEQADIIIFNTCAVRENAELKVFGNLGALKKLKEERPDLIIALCGCMMQQKDMSETIIKKYPFVDIIFGTHNSYKFPEYLNRVRQEGKSVIEIFDKEEGIVEGIPVDRKSDIKAFVTIMYGCNNFCTYCVVPYVRGRERSRKPVEIIREIKSLVALGYKEITLLGQNVNSYGKGLEEDVDFAKLLRMVNEIEGLERIRFMTSHPKDLSLDVIYAIRDCEKICNQIHLPVQSGSSAILKKMNRSYDREQYLELVRTIKREIPDVALTTDIIVGFPGETEEDFEDTLNLVKEVEYDSAFTFIYSRRKYTPADKMEEQIDDKVKHDRFNRLIEVVNEISAKINKSYQDKVVKVLVEGKSKNDETKLMGRTTTGKLVNFVGPEDSIGNVIDVKITKALTFSLNGEAI; encoded by the coding sequence ATGCTAAACAATAAGACTTTGAGTTACTATATAGAAACTTGGGGATGTCAGATGAATGAGGAAGACTCAGAAAAACTATCCGGGATGTTAAAGAATATCGGCTGCATACGAACAGAAGTAAAGGAACAAGCTGATATAATCATATTCAATACCTGTGCAGTTAGAGAAAATGCTGAATTAAAAGTTTTCGGTAACTTGGGTGCTTTGAAGAAACTTAAGGAAGAGCGGCCGGACCTTATAATAGCACTATGTGGTTGTATGATGCAGCAAAAGGATATGTCTGAAACCATAATAAAGAAGTATCCTTTTGTAGACATAATATTTGGAACCCACAATTCCTATAAGTTCCCTGAATACCTGAACCGGGTTAGACAAGAGGGAAAATCCGTTATTGAAATCTTTGATAAAGAAGAGGGTATAGTTGAAGGAATACCTGTAGATAGAAAGAGTGACATAAAGGCCTTTGTAACCATTATGTATGGCTGCAATAATTTCTGTACTTATTGTGTGGTTCCCTATGTAAGAGGAAGAGAGAGAAGTAGAAAACCAGTGGAAATTATCAGGGAGATAAAGTCCTTGGTAGCTTTAGGCTACAAGGAGATTACTCTCCTAGGCCAAAACGTAAACTCCTATGGTAAGGGTTTAGAGGAAGATGTTGACTTCGCTAAGCTTTTAAGAATGGTCAACGAAATAGAAGGTCTTGAGAGAATAAGATTCATGACTTCACATCCAAAGGATTTAAGCTTGGATGTAATATATGCCATAAGAGACTGCGAAAAGATCTGTAATCAAATTCACTTACCGGTTCAAAGCGGTTCATCGGCTATACTTAAGAAGATGAACAGGTCTTATGACAGAGAACAATATCTTGAGCTTGTAAGAACCATCAAAAGGGAGATTCCTGATGTAGCGCTTACAACAGATATCATTGTAGGTTTCCCTGGAGAAACCGAAGAAGACTTTGAAGACACATTAAACCTTGTTAAAGAAGTTGAATATGATTCTGCCTTTACCTTCATATATTCAAGAAGAAAATATACTCCGGCTGATAAAATGGAAGAACAGATTGATGATAAAGTAAAGCATGATCGTTTCAATAGGCTTATTGAAGTGGTTAATGAAATCAGTGCTAAGATAAATAAAAGCTATCAGGATAAAGTTGTGAAAGTTCTTGTGGAAGGTAAAAGTAAAAATGATGAAACAAAGCTTATGGGCAGAACTACTACAGGTAAGCTTGTAAATTTTGTAGGTCCTGAGGATTCTATCGGAAATGTAATTGATGTTAAGATTACTAAGGCTTTAACCTTTTCACTAAACGGTGAAGCAATATAA
- a CDS encoding pyridoxal phosphate-dependent aminotransferase: MEVSNRIKKVLFSPIRKLTPYAEIARKKGVKIYHLNIGQPDIETPQTFFYGVDKFKEKVLQYSNSNGEKILLESFSLYYKKLNFDLDPKEIMVTNGGSEAILFTLMAVCDIGDNIIIPEPFYTNYRSIAAACGVEVRTFTTLRRNGFHLPHKEVITELITPKTKAIIFSNPGNPTGVVYTKEEVTMLAGIAKEYNLYIISDEVYREFVYDGLKHTSILEYDEIKDRAILIDSISKRYSACGARVGLTASKNPEFNNEILKMCQLRLSSPTLEQFGAANLINTPPEYFVNVRNEYTHRRDVLYEELIKIPGVECKKPEGAFYIIAKLPVEDAEEFSKWMLSEYSLDNETVMVAPAEGFYLTPNLGKDEIRISYCLESDALIRAINILKKALMEFSKRT, encoded by the coding sequence ATGGAAGTTTCTAACCGAATAAAAAAAGTTTTGTTTTCACCTATTAGAAAATTAACTCCATATGCAGAAATAGCACGCAAAAAAGGTGTGAAAATATATCACCTCAATATAGGACAGCCTGATATTGAAACACCTCAAACATTTTTTTATGGTGTGGATAAGTTTAAAGAAAAGGTACTACAGTATTCAAATTCCAATGGTGAAAAAATCTTATTGGAATCCTTCAGTTTATACTATAAAAAGCTTAATTTTGATCTTGACCCAAAGGAAATTATGGTCACAAATGGTGGCAGCGAAGCCATATTGTTCACCCTTATGGCTGTCTGTGATATAGGAGATAATATAATAATACCTGAGCCATTCTATACAAATTATAGAAGTATCGCAGCAGCTTGTGGTGTAGAAGTAAGGACTTTTACAACACTGAGAAGAAATGGTTTTCACTTGCCACATAAAGAAGTGATTACGGAACTTATAACTCCAAAAACAAAGGCTATCATCTTTTCAAACCCAGGTAATCCAACCGGTGTGGTATATACTAAAGAAGAAGTGACAATGCTTGCCGGTATAGCAAAGGAATACAATCTCTATATTATATCTGATGAGGTATATAGGGAGTTTGTATATGATGGATTAAAGCATACTTCCATATTAGAATATGATGAAATTAAAGATAGGGCCATATTGATAGACAGTATATCCAAACGGTACAGCGCTTGTGGAGCAAGAGTGGGACTTACTGCTTCCAAAAATCCAGAATTTAATAACGAAATATTGAAAATGTGCCAACTGAGACTAAGCTCTCCAACTCTAGAACAATTTGGTGCGGCTAACTTGATTAATACTCCACCGGAGTATTTTGTAAACGTAAGAAATGAGTACACTCATAGAAGAGATGTTTTATATGAAGAACTAATAAAGATTCCTGGAGTAGAGTGTAAGAAACCGGAAGGTGCCTTTTATATAATTGCTAAATTACCTGTAGAGGATGCTGAGGAATTTTCTAAATGGATGCTGTCGGAATATAGTCTTGATAATGAAACTGTCATGGTAGCACCTGCAGAGGGCTTTTATTTGACACCAAACCTTGGCAAAGATGAAATTAGAATATCCTACTGCCTTGAGTCAGATGCTTTAATAAGAGCTATTAATATTCTTAAGAAGGCCTTAATGGAATTTTCAAAAAGAACCTAG
- a CDS encoding GNAT family N-acetyltransferase: protein MFKTERLRIKNLNEFADLNSKRREFNSLNEEYFKYYNKSNFIGRYQLRKQVCLLRYGNKLVGYLWHSKIDSGANAYLINSLYVDKNYMDINCSELLKDFKAGSVLYFDGKLSEEASNLLSRFGFEEKSTTFELKLTLNSKRHEPLIDNLNFVTFKKGRHEKIRCDIQNSVFFNFERQPLTIQDILADEMQDYYVNDWCIFIKYNNDYAGYGQIIMHNFTPLIVNFGIKKEYQRRGFGQLLLTHLLNILIDCGYNEVKIKVNADNTPAYELYKKCGFKLFDQYKTWTTLIKT from the coding sequence ATGTTTAAAACAGAGAGACTGCGAATTAAAAATTTAAATGAGTTCGCAGATTTAAACAGTAAAAGGCGTGAATTTAATTCTTTAAATGAGGAATACTTTAAATACTATAACAAGTCTAATTTTATTGGCAGATATCAGCTAAGAAAACAAGTGTGTCTACTAAGGTACGGTAATAAACTCGTTGGTTACCTTTGGCATTCAAAAATAGACTCAGGAGCAAATGCTTACTTAATTAATTCTCTTTATGTTGACAAGAACTATATGGATATAAATTGCTCTGAGTTATTAAAAGACTTTAAGGCCGGAAGTGTCTTGTACTTTGACGGTAAGTTAAGCGAGGAAGCTTCAAACTTACTATCGAGATTTGGTTTCGAAGAAAAAAGCACCACCTTTGAACTTAAACTCACATTAAATTCAAAACGTCATGAACCCTTAATTGATAATTTAAACTTTGTGACCTTTAAAAAGGGACGTCATGAAAAAATAAGATGTGATATTCAAAATAGCGTTTTTTTTAATTTTGAAAGACAGCCTTTAACTATTCAGGATATATTGGCAGATGAGATGCAGGATTATTATGTAAATGATTGGTGCATATTCATCAAGTACAATAACGACTATGCGGGGTATGGACAAATAATTATGCATAACTTTACCCCACTGATTGTCAACTTTGGAATCAAAAAAGAATACCAAAGAAGGGGGTTTGGTCAATTACTTTTAACCCATCTTTTAAATATACTTATTGATTGTGGATATAATGAAGTTAAAATCAAGGTAAATGCTGATAACACCCCAGCATACGAGTTATACAAAAAATGTGGTTTTAAACTCTTTGATCAATACAAAACATGGACAACATTAATAAAAACCTAA
- a CDS encoding CotS family spore coat protein, with protein MSVINHNGELITIKELVMIERVLHHYGIEVISVSKYRHVYKVQSSVGNLCVRKVSHGRKKVLNSFKLAEALKKNGFHNIQKYYKTLKDDCYVKYGKYIVYVTEWVEGDECNFNDIKEAEKCCELLAQFHKSCIDIDSYDINIKNSSKNLPKMFYESLIDLERFKEIIKHKVIQNQFDYIYNDHIDALYTRGVTALSILNNCNYYNLTKNALVTKSIAHGSFYRKNIIKSGTGYFIITLNSVNIDLPIIDLAKLLRRLLPKSEFAWDFKKALNLLNHYSIYRPIEIPELEILLAFLIFPYKFWKLGYKRYKKHKGFNEVKYLKRLQKLLAYSEQENKFIDDFMRYINNLIAINQNSK; from the coding sequence ATGTCCGTTATCAACCATAACGGTGAACTCATAACGATTAAAGAACTGGTTATGATTGAAAGAGTTCTGCATCATTACGGTATTGAGGTAATCAGTGTTTCTAAATACCGTCATGTATACAAGGTACAAAGCAGTGTGGGTAATCTCTGTGTACGTAAAGTTAGTCATGGTAGAAAAAAGGTCTTAAACAGCTTCAAACTTGCTGAAGCATTAAAAAAGAATGGCTTTCACAATATTCAAAAGTATTATAAAACCCTCAAAGATGATTGCTACGTAAAATACGGAAAATATATTGTCTATGTAACTGAGTGGGTTGAAGGTGACGAGTGTAATTTTAATGATATTAAAGAAGCTGAAAAATGCTGTGAACTTTTGGCCCAATTCCATAAAAGTTGCATTGATATCGATTCCTATGACATAAATATTAAGAACAGCTCAAAAAACTTGCCAAAGATGTTTTATGAAAGTCTGATTGACTTAGAACGATTTAAAGAAATTATTAAACATAAAGTAATTCAAAATCAATTTGATTATATTTACAATGATCATATTGATGCCTTATACACTAGAGGTGTTACAGCTCTCTCAATATTAAATAATTGTAACTATTATAACCTGACTAAAAACGCCTTGGTTACAAAATCAATTGCTCATGGCAGTTTTTATAGGAAGAATATAATAAAAAGTGGAACAGGCTACTTTATAATCACTTTAAACTCAGTTAACATTGATTTGCCAATTATCGATTTGGCAAAATTACTTAGAAGGTTACTACCTAAAAGCGAGTTTGCTTGGGACTTCAAGAAAGCTCTTAATCTTCTCAATCATTACTCTATTTATAGACCAATTGAAATTCCTGAACTTGAAATACTACTTGCATTTCTCATCTTTCCATATAAGTTTTGGAAATTAGGCTATAAACGATATAAAAAACATAAAGGCTTTAACGAAGTAAAATATTTAAAAAGGCTGCAAAAATTACTGGCATATTCTGAACAGGAAAATAAGTTTATCGATGATTTTATGAGGTATATTAATAATTTAATTGCCATTAATCAAAATTCTAAATAA
- the rpsA gene encoding 30S ribosomal protein S1 encodes MKEENVKDFNEQLAYMDQFDKQIVVGEVVKGEVISVNEKEAFLNIGYKADAILPAAEVTFESVPNLKDIIKVGDIVEAKVISRRNEDGYVVLSKIELERGSAYNYIKEAFNEKKPVSITVKEAVKGGLVATYKGIRIFIPASHIELYHVENLNDYVGKTFDIQIVEFNESKRNTRIIGSRRDLLKAEKDKFEEEVFNKLEKDMIVEGEVQRITSFGAFVDVMGVDGLLHVSELSWGRVSKVTDVLKVGDVIKVKILDINKETKKISLSQKALSSDPWSNVEVKYPVDSVVLGKVVRFADFGAFVELEPGVDALVHISEISHKRINKPSEALEIGQQVKAKIIDVDIENKKIGLSIKAVE; translated from the coding sequence ATGAAAGAGGAAAATGTTAAGGATTTCAACGAACAGTTAGCTTATATGGATCAATTCGATAAGCAAATTGTTGTTGGGGAAGTAGTTAAGGGAGAAGTAATTTCTGTAAACGAAAAGGAGGCCTTTTTAAACATAGGATATAAAGCTGACGCTATATTGCCAGCTGCTGAGGTTACGTTTGAATCAGTTCCAAATCTTAAGGATATCATTAAAGTTGGGGACATAGTTGAAGCAAAAGTAATTAGCAGAAGAAACGAAGATGGATATGTGGTTTTATCAAAAATCGAGTTAGAAAGAGGTTCAGCCTACAATTACATAAAAGAGGCTTTCAATGAAAAGAAGCCTGTATCTATAACTGTTAAAGAGGCAGTTAAAGGCGGCTTGGTAGCTACATATAAGGGAATAAGAATCTTCATACCTGCATCTCATATAGAGCTATATCACGTGGAAAATTTAAATGATTATGTAGGAAAGACCTTTGACATTCAAATCGTTGAATTTAACGAGTCAAAAAGAAATACTCGTATAATAGGATCTAGAAGAGACTTATTAAAAGCTGAAAAAGATAAATTTGAAGAAGAGGTCTTCAATAAGCTTGAAAAAGATATGATTGTAGAAGGTGAAGTTCAGAGAATAACTTCCTTCGGAGCCTTTGTTGACGTAATGGGTGTGGACGGTTTACTTCACGTTTCAGAACTTTCATGGGGTAGAGTTTCAAAGGTTACTGACGTATTAAAGGTTGGCGATGTTATAAAAGTTAAGATACTTGACATCAACAAGGAAACCAAAAAGATTTCCCTAAGTCAAAAAGCTCTCAGCAGTGATCCATGGAGCAATGTGGAGGTAAAATATCCTGTTGATTCTGTAGTTTTAGGTAAGGTTGTTCGTTTTGCAGACTTCGGCGCGTTTGTTGAGTTGGAACCTGGTGTTGATGCCTTGGTACACATCTCCGAAATCAGCCATAAAAGAATAAATAAGCCTTCAGAAGCATTGGAAATTGGTCAACAAGTTAAGGCTAAAATTATTGACGTAGACATAGAAAACAAGAAAATTGGCTTGAGCATCAAAGCTGTAGAGTAA
- the cmk gene encoding (d)CMP kinase — translation MRISIAIDGPAGAGKSTIAKKIAKELGIMYINTGLMYRAVTLKAIEENISPDNIEALSMLVDRMDMYFENDDLIVDGQNITSKLTTAEVSKHVASYASIAELRERLVVLQRNLASKFDIIMDGRDIGTVVLKNAAFKFYLTATPEERANRRYKELLSKSAVCSYEEILKDIIDRDYIDMNRSVNPLTKAEDAIEIDTTSLSIDEIVKTILDYIKKDLNNL, via the coding sequence ATGAGAATTTCTATAGCAATTGACGGACCTGCCGGAGCAGGAAAAAGTACTATTGCGAAAAAAATAGCTAAAGAGCTAGGTATAATGTACATAAATACCGGGCTGATGTATAGAGCTGTTACTTTAAAAGCTATAGAGGAGAATATTTCTCCTGATAATATAGAAGCCTTAAGCATGTTGGTAGATAGAATGGATATGTATTTTGAAAATGATGATCTCATAGTGGATGGGCAAAATATTACTTCCAAGTTAACTACTGCAGAGGTAAGCAAACATGTGGCCTCTTACGCATCAATAGCGGAATTAAGAGAACGATTAGTAGTCCTGCAACGTAATCTGGCAAGTAAATTTGACATTATCATGGATGGCAGAGATATAGGTACAGTGGTATTAAAAAATGCTGCCTTTAAATTTTATCTTACTGCTACTCCAGAGGAAAGAGCCAATCGAAGATATAAAGAGCTTCTAAGTAAGAGTGCAGTTTGTTCTTATGAAGAGATTTTAAAGGATATTATAGATAGAGACTACATAGACATGAACAGGTCGGTTAACCCTTTGACAAAAGCAGAGGATGCCATCGAGATTGATACCACTTCCTTAAGTATAGATGAGATTGTAAAAACTATACTGGATTATATAAAAAAGGACTTGAACAACTTATAA
- a CDS encoding NAD(P)/FAD-dependent oxidoreductase: protein MKTTVVIGGGPAGMMSAIEASRSTKVILLESNAKLGKKLFITGKGRCNITNAKDINDFFDFIPGNPAFLYSALYSFTNENTMDFFEKAGVKLKVERGGRVFPESDKSSDILNAFNSELSKRNVEVRLNSKVTKILKVGNKISCVVLENGEKVYGDYFILCTGGKSYPLTGSTGDGYTFSASLGHKIVPLRPSLVPIEVEEAWVKELQGLSLKNVEFKIYENNKCIFRDFGEMLFTHFGVSGPIVLSGSRKVKDNANQYASIDLKPALSEDELDKRIQKDFEQFKNKDIKNALNELLPQKIINRIIIVSGIPDDKKVHSITRQERKCLVHAIKDFRLQIKGLRPIAEAIVTAGGVDTKEIDPSTMNSKIISNLYFAGEVIDVDAYTGGYNIQIALSTGYLAGKAICEKEKL, encoded by the coding sequence TTGAAGACTACTGTTGTTATTGGAGGAGGACCTGCTGGCATGATGTCAGCTATAGAAGCCTCTAGAAGTACCAAGGTTATACTGTTAGAATCCAATGCTAAATTGGGAAAGAAACTTTTTATTACCGGAAAAGGCAGATGTAATATCACAAATGCCAAGGACATTAATGATTTTTTTGATTTTATTCCCGGAAATCCTGCTTTTTTATATAGTGCACTCTACAGCTTTACAAACGAAAATACCATGGACTTTTTTGAGAAAGCAGGTGTTAAGCTAAAGGTGGAAAGAGGGGGTAGGGTCTTTCCTGAATCCGATAAATCCTCAGATATTTTAAACGCCTTTAACAGTGAATTATCCAAGAGAAATGTGGAAGTAAGGCTAAATTCCAAGGTTACAAAGATTTTAAAAGTAGGCAATAAAATATCCTGCGTTGTTTTAGAAAACGGCGAAAAAGTTTACGGAGATTATTTTATTCTTTGTACCGGTGGCAAATCATATCCGCTAACAGGTTCCACCGGGGATGGGTACACTTTCTCAGCATCACTTGGCCATAAAATTGTTCCGCTGCGTCCTTCCTTAGTTCCAATAGAAGTTGAAGAAGCATGGGTTAAGGAACTGCAGGGACTATCACTGAAAAATGTTGAATTTAAAATATACGAAAATAATAAATGTATTTTTAGAGACTTTGGAGAAATGCTTTTTACCCACTTTGGTGTATCCGGTCCAATTGTTTTGAGCGGCAGCAGAAAGGTTAAAGACAATGCAAATCAGTATGCCTCAATAGATCTAAAACCCGCCTTATCCGAAGATGAACTAGATAAGCGTATACAAAAGGACTTTGAACAATTCAAAAATAAGGACATAAAAAATGCATTAAATGAATTATTGCCGCAAAAAATCATTAATAGAATAATAATTGTCTCCGGTATTCCTGATGATAAAAAGGTTCATTCAATAACAAGACAGGAAAGAAAATGCCTAGTACATGCAATAAAAGACTTCAGACTTCAAATAAAGGGTTTAAGGCCTATAGCTGAAGCCATCGTTACAGCCGGGGGAGTGGATACTAAGGAAATAGATCCATCTACAATGAATTCAAAAATAATAAGCAATTTATACTTTGCCGGTGAAGTAATAGATGTAGATGCTTATACAGGTGGCTACAACATACAAATTGCACTGTCCACCGGTTATTTGGCTGGCAAAGCTATTTGTGAGAAAGAAAAATTGTAG